CGCCAAATGGTGTACCCCATGCATTAAAAAACGGGTTAGTTGCAGCGGCCACTTGGCTTGGATCTTTTACTGCTGTTTGGCTCTGCTCTTGGGGGGCTTGTGTTTCCTCGGTGGCTTGCTCTTGCTGAGGGGAGCAGCCCGTTGTTGACAATGCCAAGGCAACGGCGCCGGCTGTCAATAATATCGAAAATCGATGTTTAGACATGTGTTTTCCTTCCAATGTAGGTTGAGTTGTTACACTCTGTGTTTTTTATTGTGTTTATTTCCAACAATTTAAACTAATCGTTTAAATAAGCTTTGGTCAAATAATCTGCTTACTTTGCCACGAACTTTGCGACTATTTTTACGACAAGCTTCGGCTAAAATGCGTCAAAATACGGTTACGGTTAATGCTTTTGTCTTGGTCATAGCCCTAGGACTGCTAAAATCCTTAGCCTCGATCAGAGCCTTAGCCCCGATCAAAGCTTAGTGGCATCGCCGAGCTAGCTGCTATGACATTCGTGCCGTCAAACACTAGTTCTCCGTTAACATACGTTGCGGCAATCCTGTGGCTAAAGGTTACGCCGTCGAATGGTGTCCACTGGCACTTATAGCGATTGTTTTGATGACTTGTATAAGTAGATGTACTTGGGTCAATTAAGACGAGATCAGCAAAATAACCTTCTTGAATAAACCCGCGTTTTCTCAGTTTATAGCGCTTAGCTGGGTTATGACTGACTTTTTCCACAACTTTCGTCAGCGGTATGGCACCTCGTGCCGATTGCTCTAATAGTGAAAGTAGGGCGTGTTCAACCAATGGCAATCCTGCCGGTGCTTGTAAATAATCAACTTGCTTTTCCTGCCAAGTATGTGGAGCGTGATCTGTGGCAATAATATCAATGCGGTCGTCGTTGATTGCGTTGATGAGCGCCAATCGATCACTTTCCGCTTTGATGGCTGGGTTGCATTTGATCAGATTGCCGAGCGTTGCGTAATCGTCTTGATTAAACCAAAGGTGATGAACACAAGCTTCGGCGGTGATTTTTTTATTGTCGATCGGCCCGCGTTCAAACAGTGACATTTCTTTTGCTGTGGTCAGGTGCAGTACATGTAAATCACTATCATGTCGTTTGGCTAAATCAATGGCGTATGACGAAGATTGATAGCAGGCCTCAGCATCGCGAATTACCGGGTGATGTTTCGGCGTGAACTCTGTGGTTTGTGTTTTGAGTTGTTTAAAGTTCTTGTCAATCACTGCGCCATTTTCGCAATGGGTAACAATCAGCGTGGGGCTATATTGGAAAATACGCTCTAGTGCTTCTGGGTGTTCAACCAATAAATCGCCAGTAGATGCGCCCATAAACACCTTTACACCGCATACCCAACTTGGATCAAGGCGTTTGATTTCTTCGATGTTGTCAGGTGTTGCGCCAAGGTAAAACGAATAATTCGCCAGCGAGTTATGCTTTGCTAGCTCGTGTTTTTCAAGCAGGGTGTCAATTGTGGTCGTTGAAGGTTTAACATTCGGCATTTCCATAAAACTGGTGATACCGCCAGCTACCGCGGCACGCGACTCACTGTAAATTGAGCCTTTGTGAGTTAAACCGGGTTCGCGAAAATGTACTTGATCGTCAATCATACCCGGTAGTAGCAACATGCCACTGGCATCAATCACAGTGTCATTTGCTGTAAGTGTGATATCTGGCGCAATTTTCTCGATAATATGACCCTTGATAGCGACATCTGCCGCATACATTCGACCACTATCAACCAAAGTCGCACCTTTGATAATTTTCATTGTTATTGCTTAGTATTATTTTTTGGTGAAATACTATGTGATAGTGTAACGATACGCAAATATTGAATAGGGCTTGAGGTTGTTTTTGGTTGTTATAGTGTAACTGGATGTTTCCGTGCTAAGAAGGCACTTGCGGGGTTGCTTTATTGTGATCTCTAACGGCAGTTAATTATCATAAGTCCCTTAATGTAATAGGGTTCTTAAGTGCGGGGCCTTAAGTAAAGGAGCCTTAAGTGATTATTTGGATTGGCGAGCAACAACTCAGTGGTTAAATCAAAAATAGAAGATTTAACGGCATTTATTGCCGTGGTTGATACCGGTGGATTTTCCAGTGCGGCAGAGGCGCTTGATCTGCAAGTGGCCAAAATCTCACGTAGTGTTAGTCGTTTAGAGCAAAGCTTAAATACGACTTTACTTAATCGCACCACGCGACGAGTGGATTTAACGGAAGAGGGGCGCTTGTTTTTAGCTGAAGCAAAACAAGCGTTAGCCACCCTCAGTAATGCAGAAGAAAAACTCTTATTTGCAGATGCCAAGCCCTCTGGGCGATTAAGAATTGATGCCGCCAGCCCGTTTATTTTGCATCAATTAGTGCCGTTAATGGCTGAGTTTAATGCGGCTTACCCAGACATATCGGTGGAACTGATTTCCAATGAAAGCATTATTGACTTGCTTGAACGGCGCACTGATGTGGCTATTCGCATTGGTCAACTGAACGACTCAAACTTGCATGCCAGTCGTTTAGGGGAAAGCCCATTAAAAATAGTGGCAACGCCTGAATATCTTGCCAAACATGGTAAGCCTGAAAGTATTGCTGCGTTGGCAAATCATCAAATCGTAGGCTTTGCTGATTTACCTAAGTTTAATGATTGGGCGCTTGTTGAGCCATGCCAAACAAAACCTTTTATATTGGCAAGCAGCGGGGAGTCGGTCAGGCAACTTGTGCTGCATCATCATGGCTTGGCGCTGCTGTCGAATTTTATGATCTACCGCGATTTAGCCGCTGGCCGTTTAGTTGAATTGCTACCGCGCGCTGTGCTTTCACCCAACCCTTGGGAGCAAATTCAGGTGGTGTACTATAAGCAAACCGCGTTGTCAGAACGCATCAGAGTATTTATCGATTTTTTAAAAGCAAATATTCGGCTTTAGGGAAAAACTGGCTGAAAGCTCGATGTCAATAATCACTGTGCACTAATCAATGACGCACATGCTATTACCTGTTAATCCAGCGTAAATCCGACTTTGATGGTTACTTGCCAATGCGCGACTTTTCCCTCGTCAATTTGACCACGAGTGTCGATGACTTCAAACCACCTAAGATTGTGTAAAGACTCGCTGGCTTTGGCGATAGCATTGCTGACCGCTTGTTCAATACCATCTGGCGAAGAACCTGTTAATTCCAGTAATTTATAAGTGTGATTAGACATATGATCTCCTGTTAAAGAAATAAGCGAAATACCATTTGGGTATTCACTGACTATAGATCAAATATTCTGCTCATCACGGTAAATTGGCGAAATATGAGTAGTTTACGACAAGACTTGTTTAAGCAAATTGACTTAGCTGACTTCACTGACGTAGCTGAGTAGCCGCCTTATATGTCGTTGTGTTCAGACCAGCTTCTTAACTGCTCTAAAATCGACAGCGCCGAGCGGCCAAATTCAGTTAGCTCATAGCTTACCGCGACAGGGCGATCGCTGATCACTTTTCGCAGCACCATACCATTGGCTTCTAACTCTTTTAATCGTTGGTCGATCATTTTCTTGCTTGCGCCGCCAAGTAAGCGAGTTAAATCGTTAAAACGCACTGGCTCATCTTTTAGGTGATAAATAATCGAACCTGTCCATTTTCCACCAATTAACCGCATACCTTTTTCAATGGCACATGGCTCTAGGCAGGCATTTAAAACTTTTTTACGACCTTTACTGTCTGTTTCTACAACACTTTTCATCAAATCCTCTAGGTTTTAACTAGGTTACTAAAAGTATACTAATTGATTAAAGTTTACAGGTTACTAAAATAAACCACAAGTTTGAGTCAGCGATGATGCTGTATTTTATTTTTCATCAATAGCCTAGCTTCTAGCACATTCACATCTGAAGTGATCGCTAGCGCATATTAACGAGATTTTCTTATGAGCAATGTATTAATTATTAACGCCCATCATTACTACCCATTTTCCGAAGGCAAGCTAAATGCCTCTTTGGTTGATAAAGCTGCGACACAACTGGCCGAAAAAGGCCACGAAATTCGTGTTATCAGCATTGGCGAAAGCTTCGATGTTGAACAAGAATTGGCGCATCATCAGTGGGCAGATATTGTTTTATTGCAAGCGCCAGTGAACTGGATGGGCGTACCTTGGTCGTTTAAAAAATATATGGATGAAGTGTATACCGCGGGTATGGGCGGTGCCTTATGCAATGGCGACGGCCGTACAGAAGATGCGCCGAAAAGTAACTATGGTACAGGCGGTGCATTAGCTGGCACCAAATATATGTTGTCATTGACGTTTAACGCGCCAGCGTCATCTTTTAATGACGAGCTAGACTTCTTTGAAGGCAAGAGTGTTGACGATTTGTTCTTCCCTATGCATATGAACTTTAAGTTCTTTGGAATGACGGCGATGGAAACCTTTGTGTGTTTTGATGTGATGAAAAATGCCGATATTGAAAACGACTTTAAACGTTTTGAAGCCCACCTTAACCAACATTTTTAAGCGAGAAAAGTGATGACATACACAACCAATAAACTGCACCCAGGCAGTGAATTTCCTGAAATATCTGTCACCATGCGCTCGGACGAGCAACAAGTATTAGGTAAGGCAGCTAAGCCCAATAGCTGGCAAGTGGTGTTAGTGTATCGCGGTAAACACTGCCCGTTGTGTACCAAGTATCTCAATGCGCTGGAGCACTACCTGGCGCCGTTGGCAGAAATTGACGTTGAAGTACTGGCGGTTTCTGGCGACTCGAAAGTACAGCTAGAAGGGCATATGGAGCAGTTAGACATCAGCTTCCCAATTGCTTACGGCTTAACTGTGGAGCAAATGCAGCAGCTGGGCGTATATATTTCAGATCCGCGCTCGCCAGAGGAAACCGATCATCCGTTTGCCGAGCCGGGCTTATTTGTGGTGAATGGCGAGGGTAAGTTACATGTCGTGGATATTTCGAATAATCCCTTTGTGCGTCCAGAGCTTGGCACGCTGGTTAATGGGTTAGCTTGGATTAAAAACCCAGACAATGACTACCCCATTCGCGGTATGCGTAGCTGATTATTTGAATAGCTATTACAAAGAAGCCGCTAATTAGCGGCTTTCTAATTATTTGTGCTATTTACAGGTAAAGATATTACGAACAGCTGTTGTTCCGGTAAGCAGTTTAAACTGAGTGAGTAGTTATTTGTCTGCTTTTGAGCTTTCACGTACCAGTTGATCCATAAAACGCACGCCCCAGCCTTGCGAGCCTTTTGGAGCTATGGCGATATCTGCGTCTAACCAGTCAACGCCAGCAATATCGAGATGTACCCAAGGTAAATCCTTATCAATAAAAGTGGCAACCACGGCGGCACCAATACTTGCGCCGGGATTACCGGCTCCTGAGTTTTTAATATCGGCAATATCTGATTTTATCTGGTCGAAATGATTAGGGTGAAGTGGTAGTGGCCAGACGTTTTCGCCACTGCTTTTGCCTATTGTCATCATTTGCTCAGTCAATTCCCAGTCACGCGTCACCACAGCAGCATATTCATCACTTAGTGCTCGCACAGCTGAGCCTGTCAAGGTCGCGATGTTAAGCAACAAACTAGGCTTAAAGTCGTTCTGCGCGTAGCGTACAGCATCGGCTAAAATGAGTCGGCCTTCGGCGTCGGTAGAGATAATTTCAATCGTCGTGCCTTGCATTGTAGTTATCACGTCTCCGGGGCGAATGGCATCACCAGATGGCATATTTTCTGCCAGCGGCATCACGCCGACTAAATTGACTTGTTCGCCTCGTTTGGCGACTGCGAGTAAAGTACCTGCAACCGCGGCAGCACCGGCCATATCAGACTTCATCGCCCACATGCCTTTGTTTTGTTTAAGACTAATACCGCCAGTATCAAATGTAATGCCTTTACCTACGAGGGCAATTGGCGCTTGTTTATCGGCACCTTGGTAGTTAATCACCAAAAGTCTTGGATCATGCACCGAACCTTGCCCAACCCCCAGCAACGCTCCCATATTACGCTTTTTCATATCGCGAACTTTCAGCACGTCGATATCAATATTTTTCACCCCTTTAAACGCTTTTTTGACGTGGCTAACAAAACTTTCTGGGTACATAGTTTTACCTGGCTCCGAGGCTAAATCGCGCGCTAAATAAATCCCTTCTGCCATATGTTTTAAGTCTTTGTCGTATTTAGCCTTTGCTGCATTAATATTGCTTGATTGAATGAGCAAGTCGCTAGGTAAGGTTCTAGCTGATGGCGTTTTGTATTTATCAAAATGGTAGTCGCGCAGGGCAGCGCCGAGCGCCAGCCATGCTTCCGGTGTTTCAACTTTGGTGTTAAGTGCATCAGTCACGATGGCGGCTTGCTCTTGCAGGTTAGCTGGAATACTGGCAATAGCATAACCACCTAACGCTTGCAGATTAGCTTGAGTTAACGGCTCTTCACCTTGACCAATCACTGAGATTTGCGAGAACGGTGCAATACCGTAAAAAATCTGCGTGTCACCAAACTTGGTCGAGGCATCACTGTTAGCAATCGCTGCGAGTAATTGACCTGAGGATTCTTGATTAATTTGTGCTGCGACACCCGTTAACGATTGCGTATCTTTGATAAAAACGACAATGCGTTTATGAACCGCCAAATCCAGTACGGTAAATTCTACTTTTGGCAAGGCAAAGGCTTGTGCACTAACTAGCCAGAGAAGGCATATGGTGATTAATTTCTTCATCTTTATTCGCTCTACAGTCGTATATTTTTGTGTATTTTGCGGCGCATGCTAATTGCGTAAGTTTTATTCATCTATTTTTATTGTTTAATGGCTTTTGCGGTAACTTGCTATGGTGTACAACACTTATTTACTAAAACCATTGCTAATCGGTTTATTAGCAGACCGCAAAAGCCGAAATTTTTTAAGGGAGTGTTATGAAGGATAGTGCATTATTGAAGTATTTTGCTTATGGCTCGAATATGTCTGTGCCTCGGTTACAACAACGGGTGCCGAGCGCTCGCTATATTGGCGCTTATTACTTACCCAAGCATGATTTACGATTTCATAAAAAGGGCGTTGACGGCTCAGCCAAGTGTGATGCCTTCCTAACCAACAAAGAAGAAGATGTTGTTTTTGGCGTACTATTTGAGTTCTGCCCCAGTGAGAAACATTTTTTAGACGCCGCCGAAGGCTTAGGTGTGTTTTATTTTGAAAAAGACGTGACGATTTATGATCAACACCATCAAGCCGAGCAAGCCAGCCTCTATTATGCCAGCGATAGCACGCCCGATATTCAGCCGTTTACTTGGTATAAGCATCATGTGTTTTACGGTGCGAGCCAAGCGAATTTACCCGCTGACTATCTTGCTAAAATTGAGCAAATTGCTGCTATTGATGACACGGATGACAAACGAAAAGCAAAAGAGATGGCAATATATTAACCATCTCTTTAATTACTATTTGTTCGCTTATTCGCCTATTTATTAGCGCCAAGATCAACAATGACTCGACCACGCACTTGTCCAGCAATAAGCGCTTGTGCTGTCTCAATGGCTTGGTCAAGGCTGATATCGGTAGAGATGGTTTCTAAATCTGCTGGTTCGATAATCTCGGCTAAGCGCTGCCAAGCTTCGACGCGATCCGTTATAGGTCTCATCACACTATCAATGCCAGCCAATACAACACCGCGCAAAATAAACGGGGCAACCGAGGCTGGAAAATCCATGCCTTGTGCTAAACCACAAGCGGTGACGACACCGCCATATTGCATACTGGCACAAACATTGGCCAAGGTGTGGCTGCCAGCCGCATCAACGGCACCTGCCCAACGCTCTCTCGCTAATGGCTTACCCGGCTCCGATAGGGTATTGCGATCAATCACTTCTGCTGCGCCCAACTGTTTTAAGTAATCGGTTTGGTCTAGTCGACCTGTCGAAGCAACCACGGTATAACCAAGTTTAGCCAAAATTGCGATGGCAAAGCTGCCAACACCGCCGTTTGCGCCGGTGACTAAAATTTCACCTTTATCGGGGGTGACGCCATTTTTTTCTAACGCGATGACACACAGCATGGCGGTATAGCCGGCGGTGCCAATTGCCATTGCTTGGCGCGGTGAGAAAGCTTCAGGCAATGGGATCAGCCAATCACTGTTGAGGCGCGCTTTTTCAGCCAAACCACCACAGTGTTTTTCACCTACACCAAAGCCGTTGAGCAACACTTTATCGCCAACCTTGAATTTGTCGCTATCGCTTGCGGTTACCGTTCCTGCTAAATCAATGCCGGGGATCATTGGAAAGCTTCGCACCACGGGAGCTTTGCCGGTAATGGCTAGGGCATCTTTGTAATTTAAGGTGCTATGGGAAACATCAATAGTGACATCGCCTTCAGGCAAAATGCTGTCGTCAACTTCCTTAACTTGTGCCTGATAACCCTGTTCGTCTTTATTGATAACAATACTCTTAAACATGCTTTCTCCTATTTTAGACCGATTGTCTATTAATGTTGAAAAAAATGTGGTGAAGCTTTTAAATGATAGCCTCGCCGAGTTACTCTTTTTTGCTTATTCGTGTTCGCCTATTCACTTTGCGAAATGCGTGCGATAAAAAAGGCTAAATAGTTATCTAACGGTTTTGCATTTTGAACGAGTTTGGCTCTGCTAACCGCGCCTTCCCAGCCAATCCAAAAGTCTTCAGCGAGCTGAGCGCAATTATGCTTAGTTGCAAGCTCACCGCATGCCTGTGCTGCACTTAAACAAGCTTCTAGTTTTTGCTGCCACTGACTAAATATATCAATGAGTTGTTGGCGGTAACTCAAAGGTAGCAAATCCACTTCTTGACCTAAATTACCCACTAAACAGCCACGTTTAAATTGATAACGCTGCATTCCTTGTTTGGCGTCGTCAACAAAATTGGCAATTCGGGTCAGTGGCGGATGAGTTTCATCGAGTAAATACAGATCGAGCTTACGTGCAAAATAAGTGGCATAGCTATCTATAACAGCTTGTCCAAACGCCTCTTTGCTGGCGAAGTAGTGATAAAATGAACCTTTTGGTACACCGACTTTTCTTAAGATTTGATCGATACCAGAAGAAGCAAAACCATTCTCGGTTAACTGCTCTAGGCCGCTGCGGATCAATGCCGCTTTGGTATCTTGGTTATCGCGGGCAACTTTCGGTGGGCGACCGCGTCTTGGTTTAATAAGGGTATCAGTCATATATTTATATTAGACCGATCGTCTAATTAAATGCAAGGAAGGTCTCAATTGTATGCTTTATAGCAGTCAGCTCGAATAAAGTTGGTTAAATTTAAAGTATGTTTTAGTGCTGTGATTTTGGCATGTCGTTAGTGGCTCACATCCGCAATATCACCGCGTCTAACTGGGTAACCTAAGTGCATCCAACCGAAAATGCCTTCCCACAACACCGCGGTGCGAGTGTAGCCGCGTTTTCTTAACTTATTAATGGTGTAATCGGCAGCAGCCCGAGGGCAAGAGCAGTAGGCGACGATTTGTACATCCTTTGGAATACCGGCAACGGTTTCGTCTAGATCAGCATAGTAAGGGAAGGGAATAGCACCCTCGATATGGGCTGTTTGCCACACGGACGGTACACGCGTATCTAGCAATACCATACGGCTATTATATTCGAGTGCGCGATTTAAGTCTGTTGACATCACGTACATGCCGTCTTTTAGCGTAAAGTTAGGATCATCGCCTTGTTTATTGATGATGTAATCTTTAGGCTCTGGCATTGCCGTTAAGGTTGGCTTAGTTTCGTTTAAGCCTAGTGATTTACTGCGTAAATAAGCGGTAATACTGTTAATTTCTTGCGCGGATAATTTTATCTTAAATGCCTGCATCGGTGTGCCTTGACGACCATTTTCAATGGCATGGCGAATAAATTCATCGGTATTGTGGGCAAGGGCAGATTGGTTCATCAGCGCTGGTGCGTTCACCCCTTCGCCATTAACCCCATGGCAGGCGGTGCAATTAGCCTGATAAAGCGTTTCACCAAATTTGATATCACCAGTGACTGGCTTAGTGGAAAACTTGAGGCGGTCAAAACCTGCTTGTTCAAATAACCAGTAGGTGAGATCCCAAGTTTCCGCCAGTGTCATTGGACCACCCACTTCATCCAGGTAGCCAGCCATGGCAGTGCCTTTGCGGCCATATTGCATCGGGCGCAGCACTTGATGGGCGATGCCAGACTCCATCAAACTTTTACTTTTTAACGAAGGCGCGTGATCATTGGCATAACCTTCACGATTTTTGCCATGACACAAGGCGCAGTACTTTTGATAATTACTTGCGGCGATTTCAGCTTGTTCTGCTGTCAGTTTTCGCGGCGGTGAGCGTAACTCTCGCTCTTTTGCCAATACATTAACGGAATAAATACTGCTGATAAGCACCAAAGCTATCAGGACTAGGCTTTTCGTCAGGCTTTTAGTTTGGTTTAGCCGCATAAAAGCTGGCAAGTAAAAGTGTGACAAGCTGAATTGACCTTTTCGTCCATAAATTGGTATTAACAGCATAATAATTGTTATCTGTGTTCGCTAGTGGTTTAACAAACTTGGTAACAATTGTTTGATTGGACTTTGCTGATAAGCAGTAAAAGGGAAAGTAAATGTAAAGCTAAGAGGGAAGTTCAATGAAATTAGCGAGTGGCCTCAATATTTTAGTGATTGAGACTACTCACTACATTAGCTTATATCGCTATATCTAAGAAGCTAGAGCTTAAGGAAAATACTCATAGCTTGCCTGCAAACCTAGCGGTAAGCCTAAGCTCCAAAAGATCATAAGAAATATTGTCCAAGCGATCAGAAATATTACGGAAAATGGCAACATCATCGCCGCTAAAGTACCTATCCCTGCAGAGGTTACATAACGTTGGCAGAAAACAACAACCAGCGGGAAGTAGGGCATTAATGGGGTGATAATATTGGTACTAGAGTCACCGATGCGATAGGCCGCTTGCGCGAGATCTGGCGATATGCCTAGCTGCATTAACATAGGCACAAAAATTGGCGCTAGCAGTGCCCATTTCGCCGAGGCTGAGCCAACAAAGAGGTTAATAAAGCCGGTAAGGATAATAATGCCAGTAATAGTAACACCGCCTGGCAATGCCAGCGCTTTTAGCGCTTCTGCGCCTTTAACCGCAAGTAAAATTCCTAAATTAGATTGACCAAAAGCGTAAATAAATTGGGCGATAAAAAACATGATCACCAGATAGTAGCCCATATCACTCATCGCTTTACTCATGCCTTGAATAAAGTCTTTGGTGGTTCTGATTTTGCCAATAATAATGCCGTAAACTAGCCCGGGAATAAGAAATAGTAAGAAAATCAAGGGGACGATAGATTGCATTAGTGGTGCAGAAAACGAAGTCAGCGAGCCATCACTTGCGCGCCATGCGGAGCTTTCAAATGAGGTGCTGACAATGAGCAAGACAATGCCAATACCCGTCGCTAATAATGACCAACGTAATGCTTTGCGCTCGCTGTCGAGTAACGGCTCCATGGTCGGCAAATCCGATAAATCGCCATCAAGCTCGTTACCTTGTAGTTTCGGCTCAACGATTTTGTCGGTGATAAACCAGCCCAAGGTAATAATCACTAGCGAAGAGGCCGCGGTAAAATAGTAGTTATTGAGCGGGTTGAGGACGATTTCAGCGTTCAAGATTTGCGCGCCTGCTTGGGTAATGCCTTGCAGCATAGGGTCGATAGAAGACGGTACAAAATTCGCGGAAAAACCACCAGAAACACCAGCAAACGCGGCGGCAATGCCCGCTAACGGATGTCGCCCTGCGGCATAAAAAATAACGCCGCCAAGTGGTATCACTAACACATAACCTGCATCTACCGCAGTATGACTGACAATACCAACCGCAATTACCATAGGGGTAAGTAGCCATTTGCCTGTTACCGCCATCAAGGCTCGTAGGCCAGCGTTGATAAAGCCTGAAAATTCCGCAACACCAATGCCTAAAATAGCGACAAGTACGACGCCAACAGGGTGAAAATGCGAAAAGTTAGTAACCATTTTGGAAAAGAAAGTGGCCATAGCATCACCACTTAACTGGTTGTTAATCACCAAAGCTTGGCCAGTGCGAGGGTCTACAGCGCTAAAATCTACCCCAGAAAGCGCCCAAGAAAGTAGCCAAACAATGACCATCAACGCGATAAATAATGCAGCGGGGTCGGGTAGTTTATTGCCCCAAATTTCCACTTTATTGAGTAAACGCTGAACGAGTGGCTCTGAATGTTTCGTCATAAATTCACCTTTGTTATTCTTTTTGTGGCTTTATTTTGCATCAATAAGCTTGAGCAAAAATTGAACTCATTAGCTCCATCTTAGGAAATTGCTCAAAAAATAGAAAGGGTTGTTGCAAAATTGTTAACTTGATTTCCCTATTGTGGGTCCGTCATCTTTTTACATACCAACTTTAATTGCTAACTATAGCCCAGAACTTTTCCGCAAATATTTTTCTATATGCCTTTTCTAAAGACTGCTGTCTTCACATTTTCTTCACAGCGTCATTGCTAGCTTAACGATTGAATTTAGATATTCATGTACCAGCTAAAACGGAGCAATAGCAATGAAGCAATTTATCATTAAAGTG
The nucleotide sequence above comes from Thalassotalea euphylliae. Encoded proteins:
- a CDS encoding NAD(P)H-dependent oxidoreductase, with the protein product MSNVLIINAHHYYPFSEGKLNASLVDKAATQLAEKGHEIRVISIGESFDVEQELAHHQWADIVLLQAPVNWMGVPWSFKKYMDEVYTAGMGGALCNGDGRTEDAPKSNYGTGGALAGTKYMLSLTFNAPASSFNDELDFFEGKSVDDLFFPMHMNFKFFGMTAMETFVCFDVMKNADIENDFKRFEAHLNQHF
- a CDS encoding redoxin domain-containing protein, with translation MMTYTTNKLHPGSEFPEISVTMRSDEQQVLGKAAKPNSWQVVLVYRGKHCPLCTKYLNALEHYLAPLAEIDVEVLAVSGDSKVQLEGHMEQLDISFPIAYGLTVEQMQQLGVYISDPRSPEETDHPFAEPGLFVVNGEGKLHVVDISNNPFVRPELGTLVNGLAWIKNPDNDYPIRGMRS
- a CDS encoding dihydroorotase, which gives rise to MKIIKGATLVDSGRMYAADVAIKGHIIEKIAPDITLTANDTVIDASGMLLLPGMIDDQVHFREPGLTHKGSIYSESRAAVAGGITSFMEMPNVKPSTTTIDTLLEKHELAKHNSLANYSFYLGATPDNIEEIKRLDPSWVCGVKVFMGASTGDLLVEHPEALERIFQYSPTLIVTHCENGAVIDKNFKQLKTQTTEFTPKHHPVIRDAEACYQSSSYAIDLAKRHDSDLHVLHLTTAKEMSLFERGPIDNKKITAEACVHHLWFNQDDYATLGNLIKCNPAIKAESDRLALINAINDDRIDIIATDHAPHTWQEKQVDYLQAPAGLPLVEHALLSLLEQSARGAIPLTKVVEKVSHNPAKRYKLRKRGFIQEGYFADLVLIDPSTSTYTSHQNNRYKCQWTPFDGVTFSHRIAATYVNGELVFDGTNVIAASSAMPLSFDRG
- a CDS encoding TetR/AcrR family transcriptional regulator, which codes for MTDTLIKPRRGRPPKVARDNQDTKAALIRSGLEQLTENGFASSGIDQILRKVGVPKGSFYHYFASKEAFGQAVIDSYATYFARKLDLYLLDETHPPLTRIANFVDDAKQGMQRYQFKRGCLVGNLGQEVDLLPLSYRQQLIDIFSQWQQKLEACLSAAQACGELATKHNCAQLAEDFWIGWEGAVSRAKLVQNAKPLDNYLAFFIARISQSE
- a CDS encoding winged helix-turn-helix transcriptional regulator, which codes for MKSVVETDSKGRKKVLNACLEPCAIEKGMRLIGGKWTGSIIYHLKDEPVRFNDLTRLLGGASKKMIDQRLKELEANGMVLRKVISDRPVAVSYELTEFGRSALSILEQLRSWSEHNDI
- a CDS encoding dodecin, giving the protein MSNHTYKLLELTGSSPDGIEQAVSNAIAKASESLHNLRWFEVIDTRGQIDEGKVAHWQVTIKVGFTLD
- a CDS encoding LysR family transcriptional regulator; translated protein: MVKSKIEDLTAFIAVVDTGGFSSAAEALDLQVAKISRSVSRLEQSLNTTLLNRTTRRVDLTEEGRLFLAEAKQALATLSNAEEKLLFADAKPSGRLRIDAASPFILHQLVPLMAEFNAAYPDISVELISNESIIDLLERRTDVAIRIGQLNDSNLHASRLGESPLKIVATPEYLAKHGKPESIAALANHQIVGFADLPKFNDWALVEPCQTKPFILASSGESVRQLVLHHHGLALLSNFMIYRDLAAGRLVELLPRAVLSPNPWEQIQVVYYKQTALSERIRVFIDFLKANIRL
- a CDS encoding gamma-glutamylcyclotransferase family protein → MKDSALLKYFAYGSNMSVPRLQQRVPSARYIGAYYLPKHDLRFHKKGVDGSAKCDAFLTNKEEDVVFGVLFEFCPSEKHFLDAAEGLGVFYFEKDVTIYDQHHQAEQASLYYASDSTPDIQPFTWYKHHVFYGASQANLPADYLAKIEQIAAIDDTDDKRKAKEMAIY
- a CDS encoding MDR family oxidoreductase, with protein sequence MFKSIVINKDEQGYQAQVKEVDDSILPEGDVTIDVSHSTLNYKDALAITGKAPVVRSFPMIPGIDLAGTVTASDSDKFKVGDKVLLNGFGVGEKHCGGLAEKARLNSDWLIPLPEAFSPRQAMAIGTAGYTAMLCVIALEKNGVTPDKGEILVTGANGGVGSFAIAILAKLGYTVVASTGRLDQTDYLKQLGAAEVIDRNTLSEPGKPLARERWAGAVDAAGSHTLANVCASMQYGGVVTACGLAQGMDFPASVAPFILRGVVLAGIDSVMRPITDRVEAWQRLAEIIEPADLETISTDISLDQAIETAQALIAGQVRGRVIVDLGANK
- a CDS encoding leucyl aminopeptidase family protein — encoded protein: MKKLITICLLWLVSAQAFALPKVEFTVLDLAVHKRIVVFIKDTQSLTGVAAQINQESSGQLLAAIANSDASTKFGDTQIFYGIAPFSQISVIGQGEEPLTQANLQALGGYAIASIPANLQEQAAIVTDALNTKVETPEAWLALGAALRDYHFDKYKTPSARTLPSDLLIQSSNINAAKAKYDKDLKHMAEGIYLARDLASEPGKTMYPESFVSHVKKAFKGVKNIDIDVLKVRDMKKRNMGALLGVGQGSVHDPRLLVINYQGADKQAPIALVGKGITFDTGGISLKQNKGMWAMKSDMAGAAAVAGTLLAVAKRGEQVNLVGVMPLAENMPSGDAIRPGDVITTMQGTTIEIISTDAEGRLILADAVRYAQNDFKPSLLLNIATLTGSAVRALSDEYAAVVTRDWELTEQMMTIGKSSGENVWPLPLHPNHFDQIKSDIADIKNSGAGNPGASIGAAVVATFIDKDLPWVHLDIAGVDWLDADIAIAPKGSQGWGVRFMDQLVRESSKADK